TCGGCGGGGTAGATTTCCAACTGACTGGTATCGCCCGCAAAGTCGCCTATGACACCATTCACCGCATTCTTGATGCTGGCAATCTGGTTTTGCTGGGTCCTCTGGGTTTCTCCCCAACTGGCGAAGCATTCAACCTGACTATGGAAGATGTGGCTGTCTCTGCCGCCACGGCCTTGCGTGCTGACAAACTGATTTTTATCTCTGAGACACCGATGATGGTGGATCAGGACAATGATGAAATACGTGAATTATCTTTCATGCAGGCAGAACAGGAATTAAAGGCGGCTTATCTGCCACCAGATTCTGCGTTTTACCTGGAGCACGCTGTCAAGGCTTCACGTGGAGGCGTGCCACGTATCCATATCGTCCCTTACAAGATGGATGGTTCTGCCTTGCTGGAATTGTTCACCCATGATGGTGTGGGTACCATGGTGTCTTCAGAAAACCTGGAAAGCCTGCGTGAAGCCACGATTGAAGACGTAGGCGGCATCATCAAGCTGATAGAACCACTGGAAGCTGATGGCACCCTGGTCAAGCGTGGTCGAGAGCTGATAGAAAGGGAAATCAATTACTTCTCAGTCATTGAACATGATGGTGTCATCTTCGGTTGCGCGGCCCTATACCCCTTCCCGTTCGAAAAAATGGCCGAGATGGCTTGCCTGACGGTCAACCCGGATGTACAAAGCCAGGGCGATGGCGAGCGCATACTCAAGCATATGGAAAAACGTGCGCGCCGAGCTGGTTTCCACAGCCTGTTTGTATTAACGACACGCACGGCACACTGGTTCCTGAAGCGTGGTTTTGTCAGTGCATCAGTCGATGATTTACCAAAAGACAGACAAAAAATGTATAACTGGCAACGCAAGTCTCTGGTTTTGATCAAGCAACTCTAGCGCATTGACCGTATAATTCACGCTGTTATCAAGATTGACCAAGATTCATATTAAGGAGCACCAACATGGCCCGCACGGTCCACTGCATTAAACTAGACAAAGAAGCTGAAGGCCTGGACCTTCCACCTTATCCAGGTGAATTAGGCAAGCGTATTTATGAAAGCGTGTCCAAAGAAGCCTGGGCCGCCTGGCTCAAGCACCAGACCATGCTGGTCAATGAGAACCGCCTGAACCTGGCCGATACCCGTGCCCGCAAATACCTGGCGACCCAGATGGAAAAGCATTTCTTTGGTGATGGTGCAGATGCCGCCAGCGGCTACGTCCCGCCAACAGAATAAAGCCTGTTACCATAGCAAAAAACTGTGGTCGCAAACAAGAAAGCCCGCATCAGCGGGCTTTTTTTCGACGTGGACTATCTCAATAAAACTCTATCTTGCCAGTTTCCACATCCAGCATGGCACCAATGATCTTGATCTGACCCTTGTCAGCCATTTCTTTCAGTACCACACTCTTTTCTGTAACTGCCTTAACCGTCATCTTGACATTCATCTCTGCCACGGCATCAACAAAATGATGATTTGCTGAAGTACGGTCGCTACCGTGAGTGTCTGGCGTAGCTTTGACGGCTGGCATGATCTTGGCCACCAGTTGCGTCAGATTTCCCAGATTGGCATTATCACAGGCCCCCTTGACGGCACCGCAATGCGAATGGCCAAGAATAACGATGGTTTTTGAACCTGCCACTTTGGCGGCATATTCCAGGCTGCCAAGTATGTCTTCATTGACGACATTTCCAGCCACACGGGCAGTAAACAAGTCACCTATACCTTGATCAAACACCAGCGCTGGCTCAGAGCGTGAATCTATGCAACTGACTATGCTGGCAAAGGGAAATTGCCCATCCCTGCCACTGGTTTTCACCTGGCCCGGCAAATCGCGCTTGAGCATATTGCCAGAGACAAAGCGCTGGTTACCTTCTTTTAACATTGCGATGGCAGCGTCAGGGCTGATCTTGCTTTGCATGGACTGTGTCATCGCAACGCTGATGGGAGGCTGGCTTGCAGTCGGAGACTGCGAAGCGCAAGCTGTCACCAGCAAGGCCGTCGTCAACGCAGCAAGAAAGCTCAGGGATGTGGATGCTTTTTTATAGGTATTCATGCTTGTATTCATTTGTCTCATCTCCTCATAAAATTAAACAACGGATAACTTCTCATTCATCTGCATCTGCACAGATTTACAGCAGACCGAAATCCTTCCTTACTACGGTCAGAATTGCAATGTCCTGACGCCTTCGCCAGTCCCCAGCAGACAAACATTTGCCCCCTGACGCGCGAACAAACCTACGGTCACCACACCCACGATATTGTTGATCTCTGCTTCCATGGCCACGGGGTCCTGGATTTGCAAACCATAGACATCCAAAATCATGTTGCCGTTATCCGTCAACAATGGCTCCCCATCCTTGATACGCAAACGCGCCTCACCACCCAGTGCATTGAGCTTGCGCGCAACCACCGCATGCGACATGGGAATCACCTCTACCGGCAAAGGAAACTTGCCCAGCACATCTACCAGCTTGGAACCATCAGCGATACAGATAAATTTTTCAGCAACGGATGCAACAATCTTTTCACGTGTCAATGCCGCACCACCACCTTTGATCATGGCCCCTTGCGGCGTGATTTCATCCGCGCCATCGATATACACTGGCATGGACGTCACTTCATTCAAATCCAGCACGGTAATGCCATGCGAACGCAGACGCGCTGCGGTTACCTCTGAAGACGCAACTGCGGCCTTGATTTTGTGCTTGATCTTGCCCAGCTCATCGATAAAAAAATTGGCCGTAGAACCCGTGCCTACGCCAACAATTTCACCTTCTACTACATAAGCAATTGCCGCCTGTGCGACAGCAAGCTTCAATTCATCTTGAGTCATGGTGCATTTC
This is a stretch of genomic DNA from Undibacterium sp. KW1. It encodes these proteins:
- a CDS encoding carbonic anhydrase family protein, with protein sequence MNTSMNTYKKASTSLSFLAALTTALLVTACASQSPTASQPPISVAMTQSMQSKISPDAAIAMLKEGNQRFVSGNMLKRDLPGQVKTSGRDGQFPFASIVSCIDSRSEPALVFDQGIGDLFTARVAGNVVNEDILGSLEYAAKVAGSKTIVILGHSHCGAVKGACDNANLGNLTQLVAKIMPAVKATPDTHGSDRTSANHHFVDAVAEMNVKMTVKAVTEKSVVLKEMADKGQIKIIGAMLDVETGKIEFY
- the rpiA gene encoding ribose-5-phosphate isomerase RpiA produces the protein MTQDELKLAVAQAAIAYVVEGEIVGVGTGSTANFFIDELGKIKHKIKAAVASSEVTAARLRSHGITVLDLNEVTSMPVYIDGADEITPQGAMIKGGGAALTREKIVASVAEKFICIADGSKLVDVLGKFPLPVEVIPMSHAVVARKLNALGGEARLRIKDGEPLLTDNGNMILDVYGLQIQDPVAMEAEINNIVGVVTVGLFARQGANVCLLGTGEGVRTLQF
- a CDS encoding oxidative damage protection protein yields the protein MARTVHCIKLDKEAEGLDLPPYPGELGKRIYESVSKEAWAAWLKHQTMLVNENRLNLADTRARKYLATQMEKHFFGDGADAASGYVPPTE
- the argA gene encoding amino-acid N-acetyltransferase: MENPFQFVQWLRSVAPYIHAFRGKTFVVAFPGELVMAGALPVLAQDLSLLHALGIKVVIVHGSRPQVAEQLALRNVEGKFHNGIRITDTAALECSKEAAGELRLDIEAAFSQGLPNTPMAHSAIRIISGNFVTAKPIGIVGGVDFQLTGIARKVAYDTIHRILDAGNLVLLGPLGFSPTGEAFNLTMEDVAVSAATALRADKLIFISETPMMVDQDNDEIRELSFMQAEQELKAAYLPPDSAFYLEHAVKASRGGVPRIHIVPYKMDGSALLELFTHDGVGTMVSSENLESLREATIEDVGGIIKLIEPLEADGTLVKRGRELIEREINYFSVIEHDGVIFGCAALYPFPFEKMAEMACLTVNPDVQSQGDGERILKHMEKRARRAGFHSLFVLTTRTAHWFLKRGFVSASVDDLPKDRQKMYNWQRKSLVLIKQL